The genomic region CGGCCAGTAAGGTTCGTGATTTTTGGAATGATAACAGATGAAGCGGGGCCTGCCTGCAGGCGTAAACCTCTCATATACAGCGCGATTTCTTTTCTGGTCATGCTCAGCGCATCCGCCAATCTAGAAGCCCACCTGTATCTTCCTAACATTGTCTGGATCGGTAGCGGCGTGCTTATCGCCGGTGGTTGGGCTTACGAAAAATTCTGTCGGTTCGAGGAAATAGACAGTGATCTCAACGACTCCGAAGAGTGCAGCGCCTGCGGCCTATTTGGACACAAGATTCCTTGGATATTGCTGGTCAGTTGCGGCTTGATTAATTTTATCGATTTGTCGGAGGAGTGGAGTGCTTATACGAGTTATGCCATCGTCCTGGCGCTGTTTTCTCTGGCAGGATCGTTTTTCATGATGCGGTTCAGTGGAGACCATCCTGCTGGGAACCACACGCCATAAACAATTCTTTTTGATACTCGATAAAATGTCGGCTATGGGTCAAAATCGGACTGAACCTCTTTCAATTAAAAAGGTCCTTTAATCGCCTAAAAGCAGACGTTTGCCCTGCCTTGTGAAGTGAGCTCGCGCCCTACAGCTTACCCAGACTGGCGACAAACCGCGAGTAGATTTCAGTTAACGCCTTGTTCATGGCGATGACGGCGTCGCCGACACTTGCCGACTGGGCGCCGACTTCGACCCGGTAGTTGGCAAGGTGGATAATTTCACCGTTCTGCTCGTCCTGAAGCCCCAGTTGCAGTTCGGCAATGGCGCTGGGTTTGGGGCCGACGATTTTTTCCAGACGTTTAATTTTAGCAGTCAGGCGGTAGTCAGGGCGGGAGCGCATTTCAGGCGAGACAATCATATCGGAAACCTTGGCGGCGCGCAGAAAATCAATCAACTGATCACGCAGCATGACCACCGGCGGCTCGGTCCAGAAATGATAGTGGTATTCCAGTAATTGATGTTCGCTGCCGGCCTCGGAATAAACGATGGGCCGACCGGCGGTCAGGCCATCGGCAAGGAAACGCTCAACCTCGATGGTGCCTTTGAAAAGGGGTTCATTCATGGCTTTATCCGGCCCCTGGACCTGCAGGCGGTAATAGTGGTCCTTGGGCAGTTCAGGTTGTGCGCAAGCGGCCAGTGAGACAACCGAAACCAGGGCCAGACTCCTAAAGATTTTTTTCATCCCTCATCGCCTTTTTATTTGGGTTTCGCTTCATCACGCGGCGGTGTGCCACCAAGCAGCAATCCCGGATTAAGCCTAATCTGCCGACTGAATTCGTACATGTTGCGCGACGTCGCTTCCATATTCTGATTGAGCGCATCGATATGGCGGGCCAATGCGCCGGTAACGTAACGGACATCAACGACAGACGCGTCGATATTGGACTTGTTGTCAGTAACGACGCTGTTGAGATCCTTGATCAGGCCGTCAAGATTGCCTGACAAATCGGTGAAGTTAGCGGCCGCCGTATCCATATTTTCGATCAGACTTTCGATCTGCTTGCGATTTTTCTCGGTTAGCAGGGTGCTCAACTCCTTGGTGCTGTCATTAATACGGGTGGTAATCTGTTCAATGTCGCCAGCAATTCTGGGGATGCGATCACCCAACTCGCCGGTCAAATCAACCAGGTCCGATACGAGAATGCTGCCATCGCCAGCCAGAATTTCACCGAAACTATCTGAGGTTTTGGTAATCGATTCAAGCAGCGGGCTGATGTTGTTAAGCAACGGCCGAATATCTTTTTCAGCCAACATACTTATTTGGTCGGCGACGGATGAAACCACGGCGAAAACATTGGCCGCTTCCAGACCGCTTACCTGTGAGGACGGCTCCAGCATCTTCTCGCTTTTGCCGGCGTTCAGGCTCAAAGTGATCGCCGAAAGCAATCCGGGGGCAGCGATTTTGGCGACGCTGTCTTCGGGAATGCGCCAGCCTTCAACGACTGTAAAGTCGACGCGGAAGCTCATTTTCGAGCCTTCGGCGACCGGGGTTACTTCCTCGACCTGGCCAATGGGAAAACCTTCATACAATACCTGGGTGCCGAACTTGACGCCGGTGACGTTTCGGTAGACGGCAAAATATTTATCGGTCGCCCCGGTTCGCCCGGTCAACATGGCGATCGAAAAAATCAGGCCGAAAATCATCGCCAATACGAAGCTGCCGACGATCACATAGTTCAGTTTGTTATTTCTCATAAGGTCGCGTCTCCCCCTTTTTCTTCTTCACCGGTGAGACGACGCAGATATTCGTCCGGATCAATGTTATCGTCTTCGGGACGGCGGTTGAGAAGGTTTTGAATGCGCTCGCTCTTATTGTTGCGCAGTTCGTCGACCGTACCAATAAAAAGAATGTGACCGCGATCAAGCACCGTCACCCTGTCGGCGATTTTAAAAACGCTTTCCAGTTCATGGGTGACGACGACGACGGTCATTTGCAAAGCGTCGCGGAGCTTCAGGATCAAATCATCCAGGGCAGACGCAACAACCGGGTCCAGCCCTGCCGAAGGCTCGTCACAGAACAACAGCTTAGGATCCATGATGACGGCCCTGGCAAAGGCGGCCCGTTTGATCATGCCGCCAGACAGTTCGGCCGGCATGAGGTCTTCAAAACCCGCCAGGTCAACGACTTCCAGTTTCATACGGGCCATAATTTCCATGGTTAGCATGTCAAGATTGGCGTGCTCGTAAAGCGGCAGCATGATGTTCTCGCCAACCGTCATCGAACTGAACAATGCGCCGCCCTGAAAGGCGACGCCGATTTTCTTGCGCAGATCAAACATTTCCTGCTGGTTGGCCGAACCGATATCCTGACCGAGCAAGCTGATCGTGCCAGAGGTTTGCTTTTCAAGGGCCATCATGAACCTGAGCAAGGTGCTCTTTCCCGAACCACTGCCGCCCATGATGACCATAATCTCGCCTTCGGCGACGTTCATGGAGACACCGTCAAGAATTTTGCGGGTTCCGTAATGGGTGACCAGGTCTTCAACTTCGATAACGGTGTTGGGTTCAGTGCTCATCCTTTACCTCGTCGCCATGAATGCAAACAGCATATCGGTAATGATGATTGCCGATATAGCCTGAACAACGGCCCGTGTCGTTACCTTGCCGACACCTTCCGCACCACCGGTTACCGATGCGCCGTTAATGACCCCGATAAGCGCTATCAGAATGGCGAACAGGACGCTTTTGCCAACCCCGTGCAGGACATCACCCACAGCAAGGATATTGATCACCTGGTCAAAATAGGCGGCAAGTGAAATGCCTAAGTCGGCATTGATGTAAAGCCCGGCGCACAACATACCGACGATCATATTCAGAATGGTCAAGGCAGGCACCATAACGATCATGCCAAGAAGCGCCGGCACCACCAGGAAGCGTACCGGATTGATCCCCATCACCTTCAGGGCATCTATTTCCTGGGATATTTTCATCGTCCCCAGCCTGGCGGCAAGGGCTGAACCGGACCGGCCAGCAACCAGAATGCCGGTGATCAGCGGCGCGAATTCACGGACAACTGAAAAGGCGACACCGTACGTCACCTGTGATTCAGCCCCGAAGATGCGCAACATGTAAATGCTCTGCATGGCCATCATGGCACCGATGGTTCCGGCCATCATGGCGATCAGGGGGATTGCCTTGATGCCGATTTCCATCATTTGCATTACGACCGCGCCGAAACGCACCGGTTGTTTAAGGCGCGGACCGACGAACAGCCAGTAGATGCTTTCAAGCAACAAAAATCCGCCGTTACCGATTTCCTCGACGCCGACGACTGTCTGGCGACCGATACTCTCGGTATACCCAAGTGCTCCTTCTTTGGCGTTCTTCAAGCTCATAATTTAAAGACTGGCCAGCCCTTCATCGATGGTGCCGCAGATTGTAAAGACCTTGTCCAGTCGGGCCAGTTCCAGCACCCTGAGCGCCGCTTCGCTGACCGACACCAGCAACAAATTTCCACCGCCCTTGCGTGCCGTTTGCAGGGATTCAACCAACGAAGCAATACCCGAACTGTCGATGTAGTTGACCTTTGACAAATCAACCAGAACCGGCATATTTCGGGCCACGCATTCAAGAAGGATTTTTCGGGCATCAGGGGAGGATTGCAAATCCACATCGCCTGAAAAACCGACAATAAGGGCGCCATCTTGTTCGGTTACTTCATGTTCCATTTTGGTTTCTCAATTCGTTACTCAATTCGTTTCACCATTCTCAGTATATTTCCATCGCCTTCCGGAGGGGGTAAAAAATCAACCTCATCCATGATTTCACGAATGAAATGGGTGCCCAGGCCGCCGGGCTTTATATCATCGAGCGCACGGGGCTTGATCTTGTCAACGTCCACAGGGTCTGCAAAATCCCTGAGAGACAGGACAATGCTATCGCCATCACGGCTGATATCAAGAACGATTTTGCCATCGGGCGAGCCCTTATAGGCATGACGGATAACATTCTGACACGCCTCATCAACAGCAATGACGATATCGCGGGCGACAGTTTCAGAACATCCGCACATCTTCGCCGTATCGAAGACGGCGCTGCGCACCAGTTTCAGACGGTCGGGTTGGGAGGGAAAATTGACATGGAATATATTTTCCGGCGCCGCCTCGTCCTGATCGTTCTCCTGTTCAGGGCGTTCGGCTTTGTTCAGGCCATCATCAATGGCCAGCAATGTCAGATCATCACGCAAGGCAACATTTTCCCGGTATATGCAGTCGATCACCGTCTGCAACCGCGCCATTACAGGGTCGGCTGCCTTATCAACGAGAATTTTCATCAAGCCTTCGGACTCAAGTTCGCTGCCATCTTCCAGATAACCTTCGGTGACGCCATCAGTAAATATGTAAAGAGTTCCGCCATTCAGATTGAATTCAATCTCCGGAATGCCATCATCGCCTGACAACAACGGTGAAATTCCCAGCGGCGGGGCTTCCGCCTGAATGGCTTCAAAAGAGCCATCACCTGAATAAAACAGTGGCGGTTCATGCCCGGCATTGGCCAGTTTGACGATACCGGTTTTTGGATCATAAATACCACCGGCCATCGTGACAAACATGCCGCGGGTTACGGTCTCGCAGATTTCATCATTGATCATCGACAACAAACGCCCAGGCTGATGAATGGTTTTACCAAGGCACCGAAACAGGCTGGCTGTCTTGGCCATCAGCAAAGCGGCGTTCATACCCTTGCCCGAAACATCGCCCAGATTGAAGCAGATACGCCCGTCATCAAGCGGGAAGAAATCATAGAAATCACCTGAGACTGTCCGCGCCGGGCAATTGACGCCGTGGATCGGTGAACTTTCATCACCGGCATCGGGCAGGAGACCACGCTGAATTTCCGCCGCCAGTTCAAGTTCCCGGCGCACCCTTTCCTGCTCGACCAGGGCTTCGGCCATGCGAGCATTCTTTGTCGCCAGTGCCGCCGACGAAGACAGCGAACGCAGCAGATGTAAGTCATGTTCATCAAACAGGCCGTCACCGGAGCGTTTGTTGACCAGTTCAATGGCGCCGATGCGCTCTTCCTTGACGCTCATTGGGGCGCACATAATGGATCGGGTGGTAAAGCCGGTTTGGGCGTCTACAGAATTTTGAAAGTTGGGATCAGTGGATACATCGCGGACGATTTCCCCGACATCAAGCTGAACACAACGCCCGACGATGCCTTCATCACTGTTCAGGGTCAGGCCGGTGATTTCGGTTTCCCCGACACACGCCGTACAGGTCAGTTTTTCACCTTTTTCATCAAGCAGGAAAAGAGCGCCACCTTCGGCGCCGACATAATCGGTGATCCGCTCCAGTCCATGGCGCAGGGTTTCATCAATATCAAGCGAGGTGGCAAAATCCTGCCCCATGGTGGAGAGCAATTCCAGATGGCCGGAAATCCTCTCTTCATAGATGCTGATGGTGCTCGACGGGGCTGTCGCTTTTTCCATGGCGATACTATGCATTTATTTATCTTGCCGGGCAAACGATTGAAAGAAGGGGCTTATTTAAATCCGGGGCGGGTTATTCCTTCAACCGCACCTTGACGTATGACCCCGGCGCATCTTCCAGTGGCTTCAATTTTCCGGCACCCGGTTTTCTCGCAGTAACATCCTTGGCCCCGGCATGTTTTTTCAGCCACTTATCCCAATCCGGCCACCAGGAGCCTTCCTGCCGCTTTGCCCCCTCAAACCAGGCATCGGCGGCTTTTGGCATTTTGCTATTGGTCCAGTAACAATATTTTTCCTTAACCGGCGGATTGACGACGCCGGCGATATGGCCAGAGGCCGACAGGACAAAGCGTTTGGACCCACTATATAAATCTGTAGCGCTGTATGTGGATTGCCACGGTGCGATATGATCGTCGCGGGTCGACAGGATATATGTCGGGATTTTTATTTTACCGAGATCAATTGGCACCCCTGCCAATGATATGGCCCCGGGTTCAACCAGTTTGTTTTCCAGATACATGTTGCGTAGGTAAAAGCTGTGCATCATCACCGGCATTCGGGTTGAATCCGAATTCCAGTAAAGCAAATCAAACGGCAAGGGCCTGCGGCCCATCAGGTAATTGTTGACGATGAACGACCAGATCAGGTCGTTATCGCGCATCATATTGAACACCGTCGACATGTGAGAGCCTTCGAGATAGCCCTTTTTATTCATGTGCTCTTCCATCAGGTTGATTTGCTCATCATCAATGAACACACCCAATTCACCGGGATCGGCGAAATCAACCATGGTGGTTAGGAACGTCGCCGATTTGATCCGGTTATCTTTTTTGGCGGCCATATAGGCAAGCGTGCAGGCCGTTAATGTACCGCCGATGCAGTAACCGACAATATTGGCCTTTTTCTCGCCCGTCGCCTTTTGCATGGCGTCAAGGGCAGCAAGCGGGCCTTCGAGCATGTAATCGTCAAAGGATTTGCCAGCCAGCTTGCCATCGGGGTTTACCCAGGAAATAACAAACACGGTATTGCCCTGATCAACCGCCCATTTGATAAACGAATTCTTCGGCTGTAAATCGAGGACATAAAACTTGTTAATCCAGGGTGGCACCACCAGCAACGGCGTCGCGCGAACCTTCTTCGTCGTCGGCGCGTATTGAATGAGTTGCATCAGTTCATTTTCAAAAACCACCTTGCCCGGTGAGGTCGCGACGTTTTCTCCCAGGGTAAAGGCGTCTTCGTCGGTCATGGAAATACGCAAGCGCCCTTTGCCTTTTTCCAGGTCACCGAGCAGGTTTTCCATGCCATCAAGCAAATTTTCACCACCACTTTCCGCCGTCTTGCGAAGCACCACCGGGTTGGTGGCGACAAAGTTACTGGGCGACAAGGCATCGACCCACTGGCGGGTGTAGAAGCGAACCTTTTCAGCGGTTTTCGGATCAAGACCCTCGACGTCGCCAACCGTTTGCTGCATCCAATCGGACGTCAACAGATAGGATTGCTTGATAAAATCGAAAACCACTTGATCGTTCCAGGCCCCATCCTTAAAGCGCCGGTCGCCACTTTCGGGTTCGACGACAGCCTCTGCCTCTTCCCCGCTCATGCGCTTGGCCGTGGTCTGCCATAATTCAGCGTAGTTGTTCCACAATTTGGCCTGGGTCTCAGCCAGCTTCTGCGGATCGGCCATTAACTGCTGGGCAAGCTCCATGAAAGCCTTGGAGACAACGACCGGATCAGGGACCTGATAGCCATCACCTGATTCTTGCTGTTTGATGAAAGACTCGGCGATGCGCTGTCCGCGTTCGGCAAAATCCTGCATGGCCCGGGACAATTTCTCAGGGTCTATGGAGGGTTGTTCTTTTTCGACTTTTGTATCCATGATTTTCCGTCTACTTCAGCACGTTAGAGCACGGGATCATATCGCGCCTTTGCCCTAATACCAAACACCAACATGGGCCAACAAAAAGGCCGACCCGCCCTTCGGATTCTCTATATTTTGCACGCCCTCGCGATCAACATCATTTATTTAATGAAAAAAATAAATATTTTTTGGATAAACAATAGAAGTAATTCAATAAACTATAGAAATAAGAGAGCAACCCCGGCCACGGGAAGAGAATACCCCGTGACTGCAAACCATTGTTTACTAATATCAGTTTAATCGTTGCTGTTCAGTTAAGTAGCCTGATTATTAGAATAACTAACCTCTTAATATTAAACTTTGCTTATATATAGAGAGATTTTTTACTGTGACGAATGACTGCCTCCCACCCAATCGGGTGAATTCATAGAACGTTTGACGATATTACAATGAGTCATTACAAACGGGTGTATCGTAACTTAGAAACCTTTGCTGAGCGGTTTTTTGTTGCTCACTTATTGTACTTGTCGTTTCAGGTAAGTGTTTTCGATTAAAGGGGAAGACTAAAACCATGTCCACCGAAGCAACCCATCAAATTCATGACATAACGCACGACCATCACGAACACGAACATCACTGGGAAACCAGTTGGGCACCGCTGGTGCTGGTGGCGGGTATATTCTTTTTGGTTCCGATCGCCTTTTCCGGACATTTTGTATACGAAAACCAACTGATGACCATCATCGGTGCTGGTCTTGGTGTTCCAATGATCCTGGCCGGTGTCGCCAAATGGGTCCAGGAAGGCATGAGCCACAAGAACCTCGTTGAAGGGGTTTCCATTGTCGGCCTTCCCATTTTCATCGTTTCTGAAATTTTCATCTTCCTTGGGCTGTTCGCCAGTTACTGGACGATGCGTTTGTCGGCAGGCATCAACTGGCCGCCGGAAGGAACGCCTGAAATCAGCACCACGATCCCGCTGATCATGACCGTCATCCTGGTTTCATCCAGTTTCACCATGCACAATGCGGAAATCAAACTTGATGATGGCGATAACAGCGGTTTCAACAAGTGGCTGATTATCACCATTGTGCTTGGCACCGTTTTCCTGGGCTTCACCGTTTTTGAATACAACCATCTGATCCATGCAGGCTTTGTGCCCGGCACCAACTCGTACAGTTCGGCGTTCTTCTCGATCACCGGCTTCCACGCGTCACATGTGTTTATTGGCCTGGCGTTGTTTGTCGCGGTCCTGATCCCGGCGCTAAAAGGTAAAACCAACGATTCCTTCGTCGCCTGTGCCTCGGTTTACTGGCACTTTGTTGACGTTGTCTGGTTCTTTGTCGTTTCCCAGATTTACTTCTGGTAAGACGGAAAACCGGTAGGATTGGGACCATGCTGAGGGTTCGTAACTTAATAACGGGTATTGTCTTGTGTTCCGCCTTTGCCATTTCTACGGCAAAGGCGCAGTACAACCGCGTGCCGGAATCCTACATTGACCCAAGCACCTTCCAGATCGACGAACAAAAAGTTCTCGGCGTTAAGGTCGACAAAAATCTTGCTCTGATCGATGAAAGCGGCCAACCGTTCACGTTAGGCGATAAACTGGGCAAGCCCCTGATTTTGGTGCTTTCGTATTATACCTGCGATGGCAGCTGTTCGATTATCAACGCCGATCTTCGCGACCGGCTTGAAGGCGTCACCGACATTAAGATGGGCGAGGACTTCGAGGTTCTGACCATTTCTTTCGACAAGCAGGACAATTTGGAAAAACTGGGCGTCTTCAAACAGCATCTGGAAGAAACAAAGAAGCTTGGAAAAGGATGGTCTTTTGCGACCCTGAAGGATCCTGAACAAATCAAGCCCTTTACCGACAGGCTGGGCTTTAATTACTTCTGGTCACCCACTGATCGGACGTTCTTCCATCCCGGAGCATTCCTGTTCCTGTCGGCAGAAGGAAGGCTCATTCGCGTTTTGTATTCCCAAACTGTGGAGTCCAAAGACGTTGAACTGGCTGTGTTCGATGCCAAGCAGGGCAAGTTCAGGCCGAACGAAATCATCAATTTTGCAACCAGCCTTTGCTATAGCTACAACTATAAAGAAGGTCGTTACACATACAACATTCCATTATTTGTCGCCGTGGGCTCATTAACTTTTGGGGTTACGGCGTTTTCCGGTTCGGTTTTCGTTTTCCGACGCCGGCGGAAAGAGAGGGAGAAGAAACTTGAAACTTAAGCGATTTTTATCAGTGCTTAACGGTGCGGCTGTGGCCTTGCTGTTTGCAACACCGGCATTTGCCGCAGCCGGGGACACCCCTGACACGCGGGCCGATTGGGACGCACTTTGGCATGAGGTCCTGGTAGATATTACCGTGATTGGCGTCATTTTCATTGTCGCCGCTATCTACATGCTGATTCGCTTCAAGGCGACCAGCCCCGAACAGGTCGGTACCGCGACGAAATTATCAAGGGCCAATGCTATCGGTTGGGCCTTGATCCCGGCAGCCATCTTCATGGCTGATGACTTCTACCTTGCTGCTAAAGGCTGGACAGTCTGGGATCATCAACGCACCGTTCCCGAGAACGCCATGGAAGTCAAAGTCACCGGCTATCAGTGGTACTGGGAGTTTGAGTATGAAGACGGCACAACCACCGACGAGCTGAAAGTTCCCGTCGGCACCCCGGTTGTCCTGCGGATGACTTCGGACGACGTCATTCATTCCTTCGGTGTCCCATACTATCGCCTGACCGAAGATGTCATGCCGGGGCGGATTACCTACATCTGGTTTAATCCCATCGAAGAAGTTAAATCCCTCGTCACGTGCCGTGAATTCTGCGGTAATTCGCACTCGGAAATGTTTACCGACGTCGAAGCAATTGCCCCCGCTGAATTTGAAAAATGGTTAGCCGAACAAGGCTGAGGCCCAGGCGCCAAGGAGTAAATTTGATATGAGTACTGCAACAACAACCCACGATCAGGAAGCTTTTAGCCTGAAAGAGTGGATTTTCACCACTGATCACAAGCGTATCGGTGTCATGTATCTGATCGGTTCAATGGCGGCCTTCGCGGTTGCCGGCATGATGGCCATGATGATGCGTTTGGAACAATCCCAGCTCGGCGCCCAGTTCATTGAAACAGGAACCGATTACAACGAATGGCTCTACTTCCACGGGGCAGCAATGATCCTGGCTTTCCTGATCCCGGGCTTGACCGGTTTCGCGGCCAACTATTTCCTGCCTTTGATGATTGGCGCCGCCGATGTGGCGTTCCCGCGGATCAATGCTTTCAGCATCTGGCTGTTCTACTTCGCCATTGTCCTGGCATTGCTCAGCGTCGTCGTACCCGACACGCCGGACATCATGTGGACGGGCTATCCGCCTTATTCGATAACCACGGAGGGGAACACATCATTCTATGTGTTTACGGTTCACTTGCTCGGCTTCTCGTCGATCCTGGGCGCCGTCAACTTCCTGGTCACGGTGATTTACATGCGTGCCCCGGGCATGGGCTGGAACCAGCTAAACATCTTCGTCTGGACCACCCTGGCCGCATTTGTCCTGCAGTTGGTGTTCATTCCGGTGCTTGCCGCCGCTGTGACCTTGCTTCTGTTTGATAAATATCTTGGCACCCACTTCTTCGACCCGGCTGCGGGCGGTGATGTGCTTTTGTATCAGAACCTGTTCTGGTTCTACTCACACCCGGCGGTTTACGTTATCTTCCTGCCAGCGGTGGGCATCCTGTTTGAAATCATCGCCACCATGGCCAAAAACCAGATCTTTAATTACAAGGTCTGCGTCTATGGTGGTATTGGCGGTGTTGTCGCCATCGGCGGTGAAGTGTGGATCCATCACCTGTATGTCACCGGCATGCCCGACTGGATTCGCATCGGCATGATGATTTCAACCCTGCTGATCTCGGTTCCGGTTGGTCTGATCGTGATGTCACTTTGGGGAACGCTGTGGAGAGCCGCTATCTCCTACAACGTCGCCATGATGTATGCCGTCGCCATGTTGTACCTGATTATGGTTGGCGGCTTGACCGGCATTCCGCTGGCCATGACATCCCTGACGGTCCACCTGTCGGAAACCTCGTTCATTCATGCCCACTTCCACTTCATCATGGGCCTGTTCTCGACGTACGCAGTGTTCGCCGCCGTCTATTACTGGTTCCCGAAGATGACCGGACGCATGGCCGACACCGGCATGGCGAAGATCGGCTTCTGGCTCAACTTCATCGGCATCAACGTCACCTTCTGGCCCCTGTTTATCATCGGCCCACAAGGGATGCCCCGTCGCTACTGGAACTACGAAATGTTCCCGCAGTTCGAGGGTTATCACGAAGTCGCCACGGTTGGCGCTTTCCTGACGGCCGCCGGCGTTGCCATCATGGTTATCGGCTGGATCAAGTGCGCGATCTCAGGCGAGAAAGCACCGGCAAATCCGTGGAACTCCAAGTCTTTGGAATGGACCCACGCGCCGAACCCTCCGGGACCGGGTAACTTCCCCGAACCGGTAACTGTTGCCGATGACTGGACCCCTTACGACTACAACAAATAGGGTTCCTTTTAGAAAATGTGAAGGCGGGGATCGTAAATCGATTCCCGCCTTTTCTTTTGCCTGGACCCCACCTATATTCCCCTCACGTCTATCCTGATTGACGAAACGCCGGAACCCCATCCATGACCGACACTCAAAAACCTAAATCGAAAAAATGGCTCGTCTTCGCAATCCTGCTGGCCACTGCCGTTCTTATGTATGTCTCTATCATGTACAAGATCATTAATTACGGTCCCTGAGCATCATGATCGCGATCACCACTTTCCCCCATATCCTGGCCGGGTTGAATTCGGCGACCGTCGCCTTGTTGCTTGCGGGATTTTATTTTATTCGTACCGGCCAGCAAGGCCGACACATGGCGATGATGAAATCCGCCCTGTGCGCCGCCGTCATTTTCCTTATTGTTTATGTCTACTACCACGCC from Rhodospirillaceae bacterium harbors:
- the phaC gene encoding class I poly(R)-hydroxyalkanoic acid synthase, with the protein product MQDFAERGQRIAESFIKQQESGDGYQVPDPVVVSKAFMELAQQLMADPQKLAETQAKLWNNYAELWQTTAKRMSGEEAEAVVEPESGDRRFKDGAWNDQVVFDFIKQSYLLTSDWMQQTVGDVEGLDPKTAEKVRFYTRQWVDALSPSNFVATNPVVLRKTAESGGENLLDGMENLLGDLEKGKGRLRISMTDEDAFTLGENVATSPGKVVFENELMQLIQYAPTTKKVRATPLLVVPPWINKFYVLDLQPKNSFIKWAVDQGNTVFVISWVNPDGKLAGKSFDDYMLEGPLAALDAMQKATGEKKANIVGYCIGGTLTACTLAYMAAKKDNRIKSATFLTTMVDFADPGELGVFIDDEQINLMEEHMNKKGYLEGSHMSTVFNMMRDNDLIWSFIVNNYLMGRRPLPFDLLYWNSDSTRMPVMMHSFYLRNMYLENKLVEPGAISLAGVPIDLGKIKIPTYILSTRDDHIAPWQSTYSATDLYSGSKRFVLSASGHIAGVVNPPVKEKYCYWTNSKMPKAADAWFEGAKRQEGSWWPDWDKWLKKHAGAKDVTARKPGAGKLKPLEDAPGSYVKVRLKE
- a CDS encoding heme-copper oxidase subunit III: MSTEATHQIHDITHDHHEHEHHWETSWAPLVLVAGIFFLVPIAFSGHFVYENQLMTIIGAGLGVPMILAGVAKWVQEGMSHKNLVEGVSIVGLPIFIVSEIFIFLGLFASYWTMRLSAGINWPPEGTPEISTTIPLIMTVILVSSSFTMHNAEIKLDDGDNSGFNKWLIITIVLGTVFLGFTVFEYNHLIHAGFVPGTNSYSSAFFSITGFHASHVFIGLALFVAVLIPALKGKTNDSFVACASVYWHFVDVVWFFVVSQIYFW
- a CDS encoding SCO family protein, giving the protein MLRVRNLITGIVLCSAFAISTAKAQYNRVPESYIDPSTFQIDEQKVLGVKVDKNLALIDESGQPFTLGDKLGKPLILVLSYYTCDGSCSIINADLRDRLEGVTDIKMGEDFEVLTISFDKQDNLEKLGVFKQHLEETKKLGKGWSFATLKDPEQIKPFTDRLGFNYFWSPTDRTFFHPGAFLFLSAEGRLIRVLYSQTVESKDVELAVFDAKQGKFRPNEIINFATSLCYSYNYKEGRYTYNIPLFVAVGSLTFGVTAFSGSVFVFRRRRKEREKKLET
- a CDS encoding ATP-binding cassette domain-containing protein, producing the protein MSTEPNTVIEVEDLVTHYGTRKILDGVSMNVAEGEIMVIMGGSGSGKSTLLRFMMALEKQTSGTISLLGQDIGSANQQEMFDLRKKIGVAFQGGALFSSMTVGENIMLPLYEHANLDMLTMEIMARMKLEVVDLAGFEDLMPAELSGGMIKRAAFARAVIMDPKLLFCDEPSAGLDPVVASALDDLILKLRDALQMTVVVVTHELESVFKIADRVTVLDRGHILFIGTVDELRNNKSERIQNLLNRRPEDDNIDPDEYLRRLTGEEEKGGDATL
- a CDS encoding ABC transporter permease — its product is MSLKNAKEGALGYTESIGRQTVVGVEEIGNGGFLLLESIYWLFVGPRLKQPVRFGAVVMQMMEIGIKAIPLIAMMAGTIGAMMAMQSIYMLRIFGAESQVTYGVAFSVVREFAPLITGILVAGRSGSALAARLGTMKISQEIDALKVMGINPVRFLVVPALLGMIVMVPALTILNMIVGMLCAGLYINADLGISLAAYFDQVINILAVGDVLHGVGKSVLFAILIALIGVINGASVTGGAEGVGKVTTRAVVQAISAIIITDMLFAFMATR
- a CDS encoding SpoIIE family protein phosphatase, coding for MEKATAPSSTISIYEERISGHLELLSTMGQDFATSLDIDETLRHGLERITDYVGAEGGALFLLDEKGEKLTCTACVGETEITGLTLNSDEGIVGRCVQLDVGEIVRDVSTDPNFQNSVDAQTGFTTRSIMCAPMSVKEERIGAIELVNKRSGDGLFDEHDLHLLRSLSSSAALATKNARMAEALVEQERVRRELELAAEIQRGLLPDAGDESSPIHGVNCPARTVSGDFYDFFPLDDGRICFNLGDVSGKGMNAALLMAKTASLFRCLGKTIHQPGRLLSMINDEICETVTRGMFVTMAGGIYDPKTGIVKLANAGHEPPLFYSGDGSFEAIQAEAPPLGISPLLSGDDGIPEIEFNLNGGTLYIFTDGVTEGYLEDGSELESEGLMKILVDKAADPVMARLQTVIDCIYRENVALRDDLTLLAIDDGLNKAERPEQENDQDEAAPENIFHVNFPSQPDRLKLVRSAVFDTAKMCGCSETVARDIVIAVDEACQNVIRHAYKGSPDGKIVLDISRDGDSIVLSLRDFADPVDVDKIKPRALDDIKPGGLGTHFIREIMDEVDFLPPPEGDGNILRMVKRIE
- a CDS encoding STAS domain-containing protein; amino-acid sequence: MEHEVTEQDGALIVGFSGDVDLQSSPDARKILLECVARNMPVLVDLSKVNYIDSSGIASLVESLQTARKGGGNLLLVSVSEAALRVLELARLDKVFTICGTIDEGLASL
- a CDS encoding MCE family protein, translating into MRNNKLNYVIVGSFVLAMIFGLIFSIAMLTGRTGATDKYFAVYRNVTGVKFGTQVLYEGFPIGQVEEVTPVAEGSKMSFRVDFTVVEGWRIPEDSVAKIAAPGLLSAITLSLNAGKSEKMLEPSSQVSGLEAANVFAVVSSVADQISMLAEKDIRPLLNNISPLLESITKTSDSFGEILAGDGSILVSDLVDLTGELGDRIPRIAGDIEQITTRINDSTKELSTLLTEKNRKQIESLIENMDTAAANFTDLSGNLDGLIKDLNSVVTDNKSNIDASVVDVRYVTGALARHIDALNQNMEATSRNMYEFSRQIRLNPGLLLGGTPPRDEAKPK